Genomic segment of Eremothecium sinecaudum strain ATCC 58844 chromosome VIII, complete sequence:
TTTGCTTTGTTCTGCCTTGCACTTTCGGGCAATAGATACTCCGGAACCCTCTTCAAATGCTGTTGCACACGGGCTGGATGAAGTTCTTTGTCGTGCCTCAAGCTCACTAAATCTTGTGGATTTTCCTCAAAATGTCTTTTCAGCTTTTCACTTGCAAGTAACTCCTGTTTCAGCTCCTTTATACGTGCTTCTCTAATTGCAACCTGCGTTACAGCACGGAAACCATCCTCCATTCTGTAACGGAACCCTTCTACCTGATTGATATCAAAAGAATATGGCTGAATTTCAAATCCTAGTTTAGTCTGCTGTTTTATGATCCTACTTATGATCTTTTCATCCTTCTTCGCTGTCACTAGCATAGATGGCTTATGCTTACCAAATTCCTTTTGAGGAACGACAAATGAAATTGCCGTACCCGATTGCCCAGCACGAGCAGTTCTACCAATTCTATGAACATATGACTTTGCTGTAGTTGGAAGATCAAAGTTTAGTACACATGAAACGTTCTTGAAATCCACACCACGAGATGCACCGTATTCCTTGTCTGCCTTGACACCGTCTTTAGCTTTCTTTGACGACTTTTCTGTTTTAGCATTCTCTTGGGATTCTTCGGAGGGTTGCTCCTCCTCAGCTCcagcttcttcttctttatcaTATTCACTGTCGTCAGTAGCAATTAATAAGTTGTATACGTTTTTGTTAAATTGGTCAACTATATGTTGTCTGGAATTCATGGGCAGCTCGCTATTCAATATGCACGATTTGATACCAAACTGTTCCAACACCAATTTTAACCTGTAACCCCTATCAATGGTATTCACAAAAACAATCGTCTTTCCTTTAATTAAACCCAACTTGAAAATAACATAGCCGAGTAAAAACTTATCGAACTCTGATACCCTTACGTAGTACTGTATTAGCTTCTTTTGATCCTTGGTGATCTGCTCATCGTTCAACTTTAGGATTGCGGGAGATCTACAGAATTTAGCCTTCAACTCTTGGATTTCATCGCTTAGCGTTGCACTCATCAGGAAAGTTTGCAAGTTCTTTTTCAGTGGTAAATATCCTGATATCTTCATCAAGTCCTCCTGATAACCAAAAGTCAAAATCAAGTCAACTTCGTCAATCACCAAAAACCTAAGCTCATCCAGAGAAACATATTCAGACTGCTTCCCCTCAAGCACTCCTAGAAGTTTCGCTGGGGTTGAAATAATTATTTCTGGGCGTTCACTAAGTAAAGAGCCCAATACCGATTCATTAACGCTAGAAGATAAATTCAACATCCGCACATCTTTAGCACAGTAAAGCACCAATTTCTCAAGCACCATGTGCACTTGGTGTGCTAATTCCCTAGTTGGTACCAGAATAATACCCAAAGTACcaacatcttcattttcattagtGGTTTTCTTAAAATCCAGGATCGTTTGAAGAACAGGAATCAAATATGCAAGAGTTTTACCGGAACCAGTAGCGGCTTTAGCAATAATGTCTCTCTTTTCCTGCAAAGCTAAAGGTATAGCATTTGACTGAACTAATGTTGGGTGATTATACCCACTATTCTTTAATGATTGTAATAATCTTAGATCCAATTGTAAGGAAGAAAACGTTACAGATTCATCAATGTACGCTTCCGATACACTAGTGTTACTAGACATGCTACCAACTACTCCTAAATGACCTTCAGAGACACACGATAGCAGCTTATTCTTGTTGAAATGTACATTTATTTGTAGGTGATGCTATGAAAAGGAAAATTTTTGAATGGCGCctaaaaaaaagaaataaGACAGATGAGATCACGTGATGACAAATCACCAATAATGATACTATTATTATgttatatatttatttacACCTGAACCAATTTATAGCTTTAACATAATGGCGCGACTAGATCTGCCCCAATACCTAAAATGCTCTCTATTCTTCCTTTCAAAGGGTTTGAATTGCATTCTTCTACCAGCATTTTTGAGAAATTAACAGTAGCAGCACTTTTTCCTATGGTAACAGTACCCTTtatctcttcttctgatTTACTTTCATTAGATTTATCTAAAAGTAGAGTAAAACTATCGCCAAATTGCTCAGTGAATAATTTGGCGATTTGTTTTATTTTCCATAGGGTTTCAGAACCCTCTTCATGGCCGTCAGCATTACAGCCGCTGCTTGTCATCTTCACACTGGCAGGAGACGAGTCTACACTCAGTAGGATGGCGATGATACTATCAGCAACAGAATCGCTAATGATATTCTGAGTCCATTCCAATGTGGCAATATTTCCAGAAACGGAAAGCTTAACATCTCCCATAATGCGGACGACCAATGCACCAGATTTTTTGTTTTCCGCCATAGGATCAGTTTTGGTTATGGTGGAGCCCTCCTCATCCACTAGTACCTCGATATCACCAAACATCTGGCATAGATGCCAGTATATTAGTTCGTTTTTGCAGTCTACGTAGACTGTCTGTCGTTCCTTCAAAACGGTAGTAGATAAGTCTGTATGGTGTTCTCGTAAATCCGACAAAGAAACAAGATTTAGGTCAAAATTCTTCTCATCCGATACCAAAATACCCGATATAACGTGTTCTCCTCCTTCCAATCCCTGCTCTTCCGAGAGCTTTGCTTCACTTTGCTGGTCTTTCTGTTCTTCTAAATCAGAATTCTCTTTCGTGTTCTCAGTATGCTCGGTCTTAACTGGAATCATTTCATCGACAATATTTCCCACAGCCTTTGCGATTTTGACTCCTTTAAATTCTAGGTCAACAGGAACACAATTCTTTGGGTTGTAGACGTGTACTTCATTTTCGGTACCCTTTAGTGAACTAAAGTTCGAAAGTAAAGCTGACTTTAAACGACCCATAGGATTTGATTCACCATGAACCAGAATTATATTTGGCGCGCCAATCTTTTCAACAAATTCTAAATTTTCTCTGAAGTCTACATGAGCTGCGAAAGATATTTCTTCAATTTGGCAACGTCTTGGAATTGTGACGTCTGGATTGTTGATCGCAGGAATCGTTTCTGGTTCCAGCATCAAAAATTTTGCCATAGTACCCTCAACCGAATAACCGGTGATCAAGACTAAGTTCTTCTCATCAGGGCACCATTTTTCTAGCAAGTCCCTTGATAAACCATTCTGTAGCATACCTGGAGAGGCTAACATGACACTTGGGCCAAAATCCTGGAATTCATCCAGGTTCTTCAGGTACGCtatatttttaaaaatgaaGGGATTTGTCTGAGAGTCTCTAAACTTCTTTCGAATTTTATCATTCATCATGTTAACGTAAGTTTGGAACACTGTCATACATTTTCTTGCTAGATTTGACGCATAAAAAATAGGAACTTGACCACCACCCAGCTCTTCAGCATTTTGAGACCAATATTCGTCCAGGATTAACATTATTTCTTGTGCTCTTCCTAATGCAAAGACAGGTAAAAGTACACGACCACCTTTCGACACAGTGGAATGAACCATTTGCGTGAATTTGCGCTCTTTACTTATTCTTGGCTCATGTGTTGCTGTTCCGAAAGTGGACTCAACAATTAGTATATCAGATGGTAGGGAGGGAACTTCTGCACTGTTTAAGTGACGATCCAACTCCCGTGAGTAGTCACCTGTGAACAAAATCCGTAAGCCTGCTATCTCCACTTGAAACATTGCCGCACCTAAGACATGGCCTGCATGGTATGCAGTGAACTTAATACCATTCACATCGATGGTCGAATGATAGTCCACAGTTTCTATCCTATCAAAGGATTCTGCCAAGTCTTCATCTGTATAAAGATTCTCGTCTCCACCTGCTGAAGAATCATTGCCAATATTGGTAACCTTCACAAAATCACTTAACAACCAACGATAAATAGCTTTAGTAGGATGGGTCATGAATACTCTTCCCTGAAAGTTTGTCCTCTGCATTACAAATGGCAACGAGGCAGCATGATCCAAATGAAAATGGGAAATTAATAGCACGTCAACTTTCGAAAGGTCAAACTCATCATAAAAAGGTAACGATGCAATCCCTTGATGAGCAGGATGAACACCTGCGTCAAGCATCACGGTTTTACCTTTATACTGTAGAATATGGCACGAACGACCAACTTCATTACTGCCACCTAGGCCAAAGAACCTGAATGAATCTGTGCCCAATTTATCTTGAGTCATTATTTATTGTACGCAATTGACAAATATTTCTTTGAACTTAACACTTCAAAACTTGCGTGAAGCTAGTATTGAGATTCCGAGTTGATTAACTTTTGATCGGCGATGAAACCAAagtaataaatataaaCTAGTAGACAAACCAGCAAAGCAAATGAAATGTAAAGTACTCTGATTAGTGCAGGTAAATAAGAGGGATTCGTTATTATGGGAATCTTGGTGTGTTAAGATGGATACCAGTTAGTACTCAGTACTTGAGAATATGATATCAGCTTGCTGACCAAAGTACTTACTGTATAACGAATGACCAATCAAATTCCCTTGATATTTTGCAATATACTTGGTAGAATTTCGAGTGCTTTAACAGTGATGTCCATTAGAGATGAATTCTTTGAAAGGTGTAGTTCTGTTAATTGTTTGAAAATTTTCGACACCACGTGACATAACAAAGAGTAAGGATATCTTCTGTTAATGAACAGTATATACTATTACTAGATGTTTCGGTAACATTGTAGATCACTAAAAGATATCCTTGGATTATTTGATTAGTTTTTCATGTATCGTTCATTGCAACTGCGGCGCTGATGATGACTGGCTGGTTTCCTTAACAGCCAACAAGGCGACAAGTAGTAGTATAAGCACGAGGCAGATGGGTATTTTGATCTCataattatattatttgCTTGGTTACGTGAATTTATTTTATTGAAAAATATCTCTTCTATATATGCGTGAACAATGCGTAAATCATTATAAAAACTACGGGCGGGACATGGATTGTCTTTAATCGAAAAAACATAGACTATGTTGTAGATGCTTTTGGCAGGCCATGCGGAGTAGAATTCAGGTTAGGAAATCATAGTCATCATTACCTGTCCAAAAGTCTTCGATTGAAACGTTCCAGAAAGCATCAATATTGGCTTGATGCTGAGCGCCATGCTGACCGCTATGGTGCTGGCCTTGATGCCATGAATTTTCCGCACCAGGCTCTGTAAGAGAAGAGGGAGATCGCCATTGCCCAGCTGAA
This window contains:
- the YSH1 gene encoding cleavage polyadenylation factor subunit YSH1 (Syntenic homolog of Ashbya gossypii AGR279C; Syntenic homolog of Saccharomyces cerevisiae YLR277C (YSH1) and YOR179C (SYC1)): MTQDKLGTDSFRFFGLGGSNEVGRSCHILQYKGKTVMLDAGVHPAHQGIASLPFYDEFDLSKVDVLLISHFHLDHAASLPFVMQRTNFQGRVFMTHPTKAIYRWLLSDFVKVTNIGNDSSAGGDENLYTDEDLAESFDRIETVDYHSTIDVNGIKFTAYHAGHVLGAAMFQVEIAGLRILFTGDYSRELDRHLNSAEVPSLPSDILIVESTFGTATHEPRISKERKFTQMVHSTVSKGGRVLLPVFALGRAQEIMLILDEYWSQNAEELGGGQVPIFYASNLARKCMTVFQTYVNMMNDKIRKKFRDSQTNPFIFKNIAYLKNLDEFQDFGPSVMLASPGMLQNGLSRDLLEKWCPDEKNLVLITGYSVEGTMAKFLMLEPETIPAINNPDVTIPRRCQIEEISFAAHVDFRENLEFVEKIGAPNIILVHGESNPMGRLKSALLSNFSSLKGTENEVHVYNPKNCVPVDLEFKGVKIAKAVGNIVDEMIPVKTEHTENTKENSDLEEQKDQQSEAKLSEEQGLEGGEHVISGILVSDEKNFDLNLVSLSDLREHHTDLSTTVLKERQTVYVDCKNELIYWHLCQMFGDIEVLVDEEGSTITKTDPMAENKKSGALVVRIMGDVKLSVSGNIATLEWTQNIISDSVADSIIAILLSVDSSPASVKMTSSGCNADGHEEGSETLWKIKQIAKLFTEQFGDSFTLLLDKSNESKSEEEIKGTVTIGKSAATVNFSKMLVEECNSNPLKGRIESILGIGADLVAPLC
- the DBP9 gene encoding ATP-dependent DNA/RNA helicase (Syntenic homolog of Ashbya gossypii AGR278C; Syntenic homolog of Saccharomyces cerevisiae YLR276C (DBP9)), which gives rise to MSSNTSVSEAYIDESVTFSSLQLDLRLLQSLKNSGYNHPTLVQSNAIPLALQEKRDIIAKAATGSGKTLAYLIPVLQTILDFKKTTNENEDVGTLGIILVPTRELAHQVHMVLEKLVLYCAKDVRMLNLSSSVNESVLGSLLSERPEIIISTPAKLLGVLEGKQSEYVSLDELRFLVIDEVDLILTFGYQEDLMKISGYLPLKKNLQTFLMSATLSDEIQELKAKFCRSPAILKLNDEQITKDQKKLIQYYVRVSEFDKFLLGYVIFKLGLIKGKTIVFVNTIDRGYRLKLVLEQFGIKSCILNSELPMNSRQHIVDQFNKNVYNLLIATDDSEYDKEEEAGAEEEQPSEESQENAKTEKSSKKAKDGVKADKEYGASRGVDFKNVSCVLNFDLPTTAKSYVHRIGRTARAGQSGTAISFVVPQKEFGKHKPSMLVTAKKDEKIISRIIKQQTKLGFEIQPYSFDINQVEGFRYRMEDGFRAVTQVAIREARIKELKQELLASEKLKRHFEENPQDLVSLRHDKELHPARVQQHLKRVPEYLLPESARQNKAKIGFVPFHNSKKKHGKVRKDRKDRKRGSGKKSDPLKNFK